A region of the Pantoea alfalfae genome:
TGGCCGTAAGATTGCCTTTCTCGGCGGCTTTATCAGCCGCGTGCTGGAAGGCCACGGTCAGCGTACGCACGATAATGGTCAGCACCTGTCCGGCTGCAGCCAGCGGAATCGCCAGCGCGATACCGGCACCCACACTCTGACCACCAGCGATGACCAGGATTGTCGAGATGATAGAGGCGAGGGCGGCATCAGGGGCAACCGCTGCACCGATGTTCATCCAGCCCAGCGCAATCATCTCCAGCGTACCGCCGATGATAATACCGGTTTTCATATCACCCAGTACGATACCAATCAGCGTACAGGCGACAAGCGGACGGTGAAACTGGAACTCATCCAGAATTGACCCCATACCGGCAATACAGGCGACAATAAAAATCAAAATAATTTGTAGCGAGGTTATTTCCATCATACTTCTTGTCCTCAGCAGGTTAATCAGGAGCCCGGAAACGCAGGCGCAGAAGTGCTTCTGTTACGCGTTTACTTTCGCAATCAGATCCATCATTTTCAGTTTTTGATCGCTGGAAACTTTACGCACTTCCAGTTCAATATTACGTTCATTGAGTTTGCGGAATGCGGCAATATCTTTCTCATCAACCGAGACCGCATTATTGACCTGGGTTTTCCCCTGGCGGAACGCCATACCACCGATGTTGACCGTTTTAATATCGACACCCTGTTCAACTACGCGCAGGACATCGGTAGGGTTGGTAAACAGCAGCATGACGCGATCCTGACCATATTTCGGGTTGTTCCATACCCGGACCATTTTGTCGACATCCACCACATGAGCCGTCACGCCGGGCGGCGCGACCTGCGTCAACAGGGTTTTGCGCACATGATCGTTGGCCACTTCATCGCTGACCACAATAATACGCTGAACGTTTGTCTCTTTAGTCCAGCGCGTCGCGACCTGCCCATGAATCAGACGATCATCAATGCGCGCCAGCCCGATTTTCATGTGATCCCCGGGGGCCATCGGCTTAGCTGGTTGCGCCGCCGCGGCCGGTTTCTCAGCAGCCGGTGTCGGTGCTTCTTCTTTGGCTTTCAGGGCTTTGACCCCTTCACGACCGGTCTCCACCGCCACGGCGACCAGTTCGTCAAATCCGGGATCGTCATCGCGCGCCATCAGCGTTTCAACCAGCATCGGAATATTGACCCCGGCAATAACCTCATAGTGTGGCTTGTCGACAACAATGCGGCTGGCCGCATTGAACGGGCTGCCGCCCCAGGTATCGACCAGAAAAAGAACCCCTTTACTGGTATCCAGTTCAGCCAGTCGTGCCTGATATTTTTCAATCAGCGTTTCTGCATTTTCACCGGGGACAAAATCTATCCAGCCGATATTCTCCTGCTCGCCTAAGAGCATTTCTGCTGTTTTCAGCAGTTGTTCCGCTGCCCAGCCGTGTGTACCAATTACAATCGCAATGGTCACGTGCTACCTCCGTTCGCTAGAGATGCTCATCTGAGTAAATGAACTGTATTGAGACATGTTTTGATTATCCGTTTAACCCGGTCATTCGACTTTCTGATATAGCGTCGAAAAAACAGGGGTTAACTTCATCAAGGCGGTAAAGTCGCGATTTATTTTAGTGATCGAAAAAATAAATTATGTGATGTCCGTCAGCTATTCACCCCGTGAAGTGGCGCTTTACCTTTTTTATGCGCCCGATCATCCCTTACAGAGATTGTAAAAATAAGAAAATTTTTTGACGCAATTTGCCGACCTGATACATTAACGTTCTGTTTATTGCTCAGGAGTAACGGGCTTCAGCCCACCTTTATGGATCGTCACCGACGTCGCTTAATCTGTTCTTTGCGCCTGCTGGCGCGTCACCCTTCGCCTCACGGCGTTTTCACCGCTTTCCCGACTACCCGGATGTCACGCTTCGCTGCGCTGACAGGCACCGGCTCGATCTGTTCCCTGCTCTGGAGTCATAAATAATGGAATTTTTATTCGACCCCTCAATCTGGGCGGGTTTACTGACGCTTATCGTGCTGGAAATCGTACTGGGTATCGATAACCTGGTGTTTATTGCCATCCTGGCCGACAAACTGCCGCCAAAGCAGCGTGATAAAGCACGCCTGATCGGCCTGTCACTGGCGCTGGTGATGCGGCTGGGTTTGCTGTCGCTGATCTCCTGGATCGTCACGCTGACAACGCCTCTCTTCAGCGTAGGCGGTTTCAGCTTTTCCGGACGAGATTTAATCCTGCTGTTCGGTGGTTTCTTTCTGTTGTTTAAAGCGACCATGGAGCTACACGAGAGGCTGGAGAACCGTCAGCTTGATGGTTCCGCAAATCGCGGATACGCCAGTTTCTGGGCAGTGGTACTGCAGATTGTGGTGCTGGACGCGGTCTTCTCGCTGGATGCGGTGATTACCGCCGTAGGTATGGTGAACCACCTGCCGGTGATGATGACCGCCGTGGTGATTGCCATGGGGGTGATGCTGCTGGCGTCTAAACCGTTAACCAACTTTGTTAACGCGCATCCGACCGTAGTGGTGCTCTGTCTGAGCTTCCTGTTAATGATCGGTCTGTCGCTGGTGGCAGAAGGCTTTGGTTTCCATATTCCTAAAGGCTACCTCTATGCGGCGATTGGCTTCTCAATTCTGATTGAGCTGTTCAACCAGATTGCACGTCGTAACTTTATTCGCCATCAGTCAAATCGTCCAATGCGTGAGCGTACCGCAGAGGCCATTCTGCGCCTGATGGGCGGCCGTAATCGTGCGCTGGCATCCAGCAATGGCAATAGCAGCGGTAACACCAGCACCAGTGAAGAGTCTGCGCTGACGGAAGCGATGCCGCAGGAAGCGTTTAAAGATGAAGAGCGTTACATGATTAATGGTGTGCTGACCCTGGCTTCCCGCTCGATTCGCAGCATTATGACGCCGCGCGGTGATATCTCCTGGGTCGATGCGAATCGTCCGGTGGATGAGATTCGCGGTCAGCTGCTGGATACGCCTCACAGCCTGTTCCCGGTCTGCCGGGGTGAACTGGATGAAATTGTTGGCGTGGTGCGCGCCAAAGAGCTGCTGGTGGCGCTGGAGCAGGGTGTTGATGTGGCGACCTTCGCGGCGAATACACCGACCATTGTGGTGCCGGAGACGCTGGATCCGATCAACCTGCTTGGCGTGCTGCGTCGTGCTAAAGGCAGCTTCGTGATCGTCACCAATGAGTTTGGCGTGGTGCAGGGTTTGATTACGCCGCTGGACGTGCTGGAAGCGATTGCGGGTGAATTCCCGGATGAAGACGAAACGCCTGATATTGTTGCAGATGGCGATGGCTGGTTAGTGAAAGGCGGAACCGATCTGCACTCGCTGCAGCAGTTACTCGACTTCCATGAGCTGGTCGATCCGACAGAAGATCACGCCTCGCTGGCGGGCCTGCTGATTGAACAGAAAGGGCAGTTACCGCTTCCTGGCGAGGTGATTGATATTACGCCGCTGCACTTCCAGATTATCGAAGCGACGGATTACCGTATCGATCTGGTGCGTGTCACCAAAGATAAACCGCATGACGAAGAGGAAGAGGGTTAACGCTTCCCGTTGTTGCTGAGGCGCTGCCGGTATTACCGGCCGCGCTGAATCTCTCTGACAGCCGCTGCTGAAACGCCGCGGCTGTTTTTTTGTGGGGAAGTCGTATAAGGGCGGAACGGCGCTGACGCGGCAGTTAACGGTGCGTATCAGCCTGATGCAGCGTCAGCCAGGCTGGAAAATCTTCCAGCGGCATCGGGCGGGCAAAATAGTAGCCCTGCAGATGATCCACACCGCGTTCGCGCAGATAAGCTGCCTGTTCAGCCGTCTCTACCCCTTCGGCGACCAGACTGATATTCAGGCGCTGGGCCAGCGAAATCACCATATCCGTTACCGTGGCGTTAATGGCATCCGTACCGATGGCCGCTGTGAAAATCTTGTCGATTTTGAGCACGTCTGGCTGTAAATCTTTCAGGTAGGAGAGCGAGCTGTGACCGGTGCCAAAGTCATCAATCGCCAGCCGGACGCCAATGTCGTGCAGTTGTGCAATCACCGACTGATCGACGACCGGCAGGGCATCCCGTTCAGTGAGTTCCACTACCAGTTGCGGCACCGGACTGGCAGGCCACCACAGGTTCTGCAAATCTTCCAGAATGGCGCGGTCGCGGAAATGACTGGCGGCCACATTGATGGCGATATGAAAGGCGGGATCATTGGGCAACTGAGGCAGATGCCTTACTACCTCGTTCAGCACAAAGCGCGTCAGCGGCTTGATCAGGTTCTGGCGCTCGGCCAGCGGAATAAAGACATCCGGTGCGATCCAGCCCTGTCGGGCGTTATGCCAGCGCAGCAGTAATTCTATCCCGTCACACCCGCCGCTTTTGCTGTTGATCAGCGGCTGACAATAGACCATAAACTCACGGGCCGTGATGCCATAACTGATTTGCCAGCTAAGGCTCATGCGATTTGCCGTCGCAAGCCAGATAATATAGCCCATCAGCAGGCTCAGCAGCAGCGCCAGCGGCAGCTGTGAGGGAAGTGTCGCCAGCGCCAGCCGTGTCGGCGAAGGGCCATAGAGGGTAAGGGTAAACGGGTAGCGCAGCGAGCCCTGCTCGTAGCTCACTTCGTCATCTGCCGGCACCGTTGGCTGTATCAGCGGATTGCCATATTCCAGGCTCTCACCATTGACGTTAAACACGGCGCGTTCCACCCAGGGCAGTTGAGGTTCCAGCAGATAATTGCTCATCATTTCAATGTTGATGACCTGCAATATTCCCGACCGGTTATCCAGACTTTTTGGCGTCCATAGCAGTAAGACCGGCGAGCCTTTCAGCAGATACTGGTCGGTTGACAGGGTCATACGCTGGCTGTTGAAGGCAAGGTCAGGATAAGTCTGGCTGAAAGGGATATTGCGCGAGCCGTAAATACTGGAGCAGTAAAGCATGTCGTTTTCGACCAGTAGAATGGCACGAACCGTCTGCAGTGATGAAATTTTTTCGACGAGCGGAAAACGCACGTCCTGACAGGGAACGCCTACCAGCCCCAGCGTATTATTGGCTGAAACCTCCAGCGGTGAAAACATCCTGTCAAACCGCATAATCGCTTTGTCGGCAAAAGCCATCGCCTGCTGTTCAATACGTGACTTCTCTTCGATATAGCGAAAGGCCAGCGTTAATATCAGCATTACGGTGGCGATTGACAGGGCGATCAGCAAACGCTTGCGCCTGAATTGTCCAACAAATTGCTGGGCCATAAACATCAGTATCCACCTTCCCAAAAAGCCAGAAAAAAGCAAAAAATACGGGGTTAGTATCGGCACGGCCAGATCAATATTGAGGCCGGAATGCAGAAAAGCGGGTCTGGAAAGCTGCGCAGACCGGACGGCTGCGCGGAAAACACTCTACCGTTTAAACCTGCGCTGAGATAGCGCAGGATGCGGATTTTATTACGTTTGCATGTTATTTAAACGATTAAACGTTTCGCTTAGTCACACTGAACTTTAATCGCCAGACCGCCACGGGAAGTTTCACGGTATTTCGCGTTCATATCCTTGCCGGTCTCATACATGGTCTCAATAACCTTATCCAGCGAGACGCGGGGTTCACTGGTGCGACGGAGTGCCATACGCGCCGCGTTAATGGCTTTTACCGAGGCGATAGCATTACGTTCAATGCAGGGAACCTGAACCTGACCGGCCACGGGGTCACAGGTCAGTCCAAGGTTATGCTCCATGCCGATTTCAGCGGCGACGCACACCTGCTCCGGGCTACCGCCCAGCAGCTCTGCCAGACCAGCGGCCGCCATCGAACAGGCGACACCCACTTCACCCTGGCAGCCCACTTCCGCGCCTGAAATAGAGGCGTTCATTTTGTACAGCACGCCTATAGCGCCAGAGGCGAGGAAATAGCGCAGGAAAATATCGGGCGTCACCGGCTCGATAAAGTGATCGTAGTAAGCCAGCACTGCAGGCACGATACCGCAGGCACCGTTCGTCGGCGCGGTCACCACACGGCCACCCGCGGCGTTCTCTTCGTTGACCGCCAGGGCATACATATTGATCCAGTCGATAACAATCATCGGATCGCTGGAGTGCTTGGTGGAGGAGGTCAGCAGGCGACGCAGGGAGGCGGCTCGACGGGGTACGCGCAGCGGTCCGGGCAACACGCCTTCAGTATTCAGACCGCGATCAATACAGGCCTGCATGGTCTGCCAGATGTGGGTGAAATAGGCATGAATCTCGTCGCGGCTATGCAGTGCCAGCTCATTTTTCATCACCAGACCCGACAGCGACAGACCGGTTTCGCGGCAGTGCGCCAGCAGATCTTTGGCGGAGTGGAACGGCCAGGGCACAGAGACTTCATCCAGTGCCGACTGACCGAAGTGCTCTTCATCCACAATAAATCCGCCGCCCACAGAGTAATAGGTTTTCGACAGGATCAGCAGGTCGCCCGCGAATGCCAGCAGGCGCAGGCCATTTTCATGCAATGAGAGGTTCTCACTGCGGAACACCATGCCGCCTTCACGCGGGAAATCGACTTCATGCGCGCCTTTCGCCAGCAGCAGTCGCTCACGCTGTTCGACATCTTTAATGAAAGCGGGGATCGCATCGATATCCACCGTGTCCGGCGATTCGCCCGCCAGACCCATAATAATGGCGATATCCGTGTGGTGGCCTTTACCGGTCAGAGACAGAGAACCGTAAACATCCACGGCGATCCGGGTGACCTCCTGCAGCTTTTCCTGTTCGCACAGCAAATCCACAAATTGTTTACCCGCTTTCATCGGGCCGACAGTATGCGAACTCGAGGGGCCAATGCCCACTTTGAACATGTCGAAAACACTAATCACAGGTGACACTCCTCACATTTATTCTCAGTCTGCCGGGGCAGTTTATGGCGCCCATAGTAATGGTCATGCACCGGAAAAGAGCAGCTTTTCGCATGAAATAAACTTATCAAAACAGATAGAAAAAATTATAGCGCAGCCCGGCAGGTCGCTGATGGGCTGGAAGGGAATAAAAAAGAGGAAGAAAGGTCTCAGAAGGCGATCTGCGTACTCAGTGAACGAATAATTCCTGCTGTCATGCCCCACACCAGATAATCCTGATAGCGCGACAGCCAGACCGGATGGCGTACACCCGCCCGATGCACCTCCAGCGCGCTGTAGCGGCTGAGCTGCAAAGCCTCGGCCAGTGGCATCTCGAAGGCACTGCTCACCTCATCCGGATTAATCGTTAAGCGCAGGTCGGCCGGAATAATGCCCAGCACGGGTGTCACCTGAAAGCCGGTGCTGCTGGTGACAGCGGGCAGCGCGCCTAATATCTCGACCTGATGTGGATCGATACCGACCTCTTCCTGCGCTTCACGCAGGGCGGTGGCGATCAGCGAGGCATCGGTGTCATCCTGCATCCCGCCGGGAAAGGCGACCTGTCCGGCGTGTTTGCGCAGGGCGTGCGAGCGCTGCGTCAACAAAAGCCCCGGTTCATGGCGGGCTATAATCGGCACCAGCACCGCGGCATGACGTCCGGAGAGATGCTGCGTGCTGCGGGCCGGCTGCTGCAGCAGAAAACGGCTGCGAAAAACCTCAAGCGTCAGTGCCAACTGAACCTCCTGTCTGTTCCAGTGCCGGTAAAATCCGGCTGACTTTATCGAGCGTTTCCTGATATTCCGCTTCAGCATCGCTGTCTGCTACCAGGCCGCCACCCGCGGCACAGTAAAGCTGTTGGCCTTCGGCGATCAGCGTGCGGATCGTGATACTGGTGTCCATCCGGCCACACAGGCTGAGATAGCCGATACTGCCGCACCAGGCATTGCGCCGCTGCGGCTCCAGCTCATCAATAATCTCCATCGCCCGAATTTTGGGCGCACCGGTTATCGAGCCGCCCGGAAAACAGGCGCGCAGCAGATCGGTGGCCTGCAGGGTGTCAGGCAACTGTGCGCGCACCGTGCTCACCAGATGATGGACGGCGGGGAAGGGTTCAACCACAAACAGTTCAGGCACCGTGACCGAGCCGGGCTGCGCCACGCGGCCAATATCGTTGCGCAGCAAATCGACAATCATCAGGTTTTCAGCCCGATCTTTCTCCGCATGGCGCAGTGCCTCAGCCTGTTGCGCATCGGCAATCGGATCGGCACAGCGTGGCCGGGTACCTTTAATCGGTCGGGTTTCAATCTGGTTTTGATTCAGCGACAGAAAGCGCTCCGGCGACAGGCTGAGAATCGCACTTTCCGGCAGGCGCAGAAACGCGCTGAACGGCGCCCGGTTAGCCGCGTTAAGCAGAGTAAACGCCTGCCACTCATCACCCTGATAACCGGCCTGAAAACGCTGCGCCAGGTTAACCTGATAACAGTCACCGGCCTGAATATAGGCCTGAACCGCGGCAAAGCGTGCGGCGTAATCGGCATAGCTCAGATTGGAGCGCCAGCGGCTGGTCAGTGAAAAGGGCACGATTTCACGCGCGGGCCACTGCGCCAGCCAGGCGGCGCGCGCTTCAGCGTTCTTCAACGCCACCAGCGTCAGGGTTTGCTGATGATGATCGGCAATCAAGGCCCAGTCATAGATCCCCACCGCCATGTCCGGCGTGGTGAGATCGGCTGTGGCTTTTTGGGGCAGTGACTCAAACCGGCGGCCCAGGTCATAACCAAACAGGCCCAGCGCACCGCCCTGAAACGGCAAAGCCTCACTGGCTGTGGGTCTGATGCCCAGCGCATCACACTGCTGCTGCACCAGCAGCAAGGGATCCGCGGTCGATTCGGTGGTGCCGGTCGTGTCGCTGATGGTCGTGATCGGCCCGCGGGTCACCAGGGTGACGCGGGGATCGGCGGTCAGAATGTCGAAGCGGTTGTCGCTGTGGCTGGCCTGCGCGGAGGAGAGCAGCATCGCCCACGGCAGATGGGCAAGGGTGGCAAAACGCTGTGTCAGCGCATCCGGGGTATAATCAAGCGTGAGGGTTTCAACAATCATCAGGCAGACAAATCAGAAAGCAAAGAGGCGGTCAGACTGACATATTTTTTCCCGACTGGCACCTGTTAGTTCCGCATGGGATACTGTGTGCCCCAACGCAGGAGTAGAACATGTTTATTGGATTACCGGCTCTCTCACATGAGCAGCAACAGCAGGCCGTTGAACGTATTCAGGAGTTGATGACGGGTGGTTTATCGAGCGGTGAAGCGATCGCCCAGGTGGCGCAGGAAATCCGTCAGAATCACAAGGGCGAACAGATTCGGGCGTTATTCGACGACGAAGATGAAGAAAACGAAGAGGAATAACACCCGACATCGTTAACGTGCAGCGATAATTTTAATTTCGATTTTGTACTTTGGATTCAGCAGGCCGGCCTGAACGGTGCAGCGCACCGGCGCATTACCCGGTGAGACCCAGGCGTCCCAGGCCCGGTTCATGGCGGGGAAATCGGCTTTATCCACCAGAAACAGCGTCGCATCCAGGATCTTACTTTTATCACTGCCGAGGCGAGTCAGGATCGCGTCAATGACCGCCAGCGCATTGGCGGTCTGCGCTTCTGCGTCGGCATCCAGATTCTCAGGCACACTGGTGTAATAGATGGTGTCGTTGTGGATCACAGCTTCGGACATACGATGTTCCGGGTCAATGCGGGTAATACTCATCGGTTTCTCCCTGGTTAAGTGCGCATTAGCCTGGCACACTCCCGACATCGCTGTCACGCCTTACGCCTTACAGGCAGCGTTGCACAATCGCCTGTCTGTCCGCTATTACCTGAGGAGCCATCCGGAAGGTCGTGAAATATTTTACCTCTGCCCCTTTTCTGTGGGGAGAGATATCCGCAAAAATCGAATCTTCCCAGGTAAAGACGCTGATCTCGTTGCCGTTCGGCTGGGTGTGGGTGGTGTTATCTCTGGCAATAACGCTGGTGGTTGACCAGCCACGATAAATACAGTCGCTGAGCTGAGGGACGGTACGGGTACTTTGACTCTGAAAAACGGGTGGCTGCAGACGAGCCTGATCAGAAGTGGGAGCCTGGCAGCCGCAAAGCAGCAGCACGCCAGCCAGAGAGCCGATGCGGTAATAGTTCATAACATGCCTCCGCCTGAGTCAGGCAGTCGGGTTAAGGCCATCTGCATAACATCGCCTGAACGACAATGTTAAGCCAGTCTCAGCACGTCAGCTTACGGGTGCCACATCCCAACAGTAAGCTGATTTAATCATTATAAGCCGGGCCTTTGTTTCCTCGCTGCGTTCCTCTGCATTTGCTAACTGCATCACACTGTCTGCA
Encoded here:
- a CDS encoding PTS mannose/fructose/sorbose transporter subunit IIC, translated to MEITSLQIILIFIVACIAGMGSILDEFQFHRPLVACTLIGIVLGDMKTGIIIGGTLEMIALGWMNIGAAVAPDAALASIISTILVIAGGQSVGAGIALAIPLAAAGQVLTIIVRTLTVAFQHAADKAAEKGNLTAISWIHVSALLLQAMRIAIPALIVAISVGTSAVHALLSSIPEVVTNGLNIAGGMIVVVGYAMVINMMRAGYLMPFFYLGFVTAAFTNFNLVALGVIGVVMAVLYIQLSPKYNRVAGAPTGAATANDLDNELD
- the manX gene encoding PTS mannose transporter subunit IIAB; this translates as MTIAIVIGTHGWAAEQLLKTAEMLLGEQENIGWIDFVPGENAETLIEKYQARLAELDTSKGVLFLVDTWGGSPFNAASRIVVDKPHYEVIAGVNIPMLVETLMARDDDPGFDELVAVAVETGREGVKALKAKEEAPTPAAEKPAAAAQPAKPMAPGDHMKIGLARIDDRLIHGQVATRWTKETNVQRIIVVSDEVANDHVRKTLLTQVAPPGVTAHVVDVDKMVRVWNNPKYGQDRVMLLFTNPTDVLRVVEQGVDIKTVNIGGMAFRQGKTQVNNAVSVDEKDIAAFRKLNERNIELEVRKVSSDQKLKMMDLIAKVNA
- a CDS encoding TerC family protein; the protein is MEFLFDPSIWAGLLTLIVLEIVLGIDNLVFIAILADKLPPKQRDKARLIGLSLALVMRLGLLSLISWIVTLTTPLFSVGGFSFSGRDLILLFGGFFLLFKATMELHERLENRQLDGSANRGYASFWAVVLQIVVLDAVFSLDAVITAVGMVNHLPVMMTAVVIAMGVMLLASKPLTNFVNAHPTVVVLCLSFLLMIGLSLVAEGFGFHIPKGYLYAAIGFSILIELFNQIARRNFIRHQSNRPMRERTAEAILRLMGGRNRALASSNGNSSGNTSTSEESALTEAMPQEAFKDEERYMINGVLTLASRSIRSIMTPRGDISWVDANRPVDEIRGQLLDTPHSLFPVCRGELDEIVGVVRAKELLVALEQGVDVATFAANTPTIVVPETLDPINLLGVLRRAKGSFVIVTNEFGVVQGLITPLDVLEAIAGEFPDEDETPDIVADGDGWLVKGGTDLHSLQQLLDFHELVDPTEDHASLAGLLIEQKGQLPLPGEVIDITPLHFQIIEATDYRIDLVRVTKDKPHDEEEEG
- a CDS encoding EAL domain-containing protein, yielding MFMAQQFVGQFRRKRLLIALSIATVMLILTLAFRYIEEKSRIEQQAMAFADKAIMRFDRMFSPLEVSANNTLGLVGVPCQDVRFPLVEKISSLQTVRAILLVENDMLYCSSIYGSRNIPFSQTYPDLAFNSQRMTLSTDQYLLKGSPVLLLWTPKSLDNRSGILQVINIEMMSNYLLEPQLPWVERAVFNVNGESLEYGNPLIQPTVPADDEVSYEQGSLRYPFTLTLYGPSPTRLALATLPSQLPLALLLSLLMGYIIWLATANRMSLSWQISYGITAREFMVYCQPLINSKSGGCDGIELLLRWHNARQGWIAPDVFIPLAERQNLIKPLTRFVLNEVVRHLPQLPNDPAFHIAINVAASHFRDRAILEDLQNLWWPASPVPQLVVELTERDALPVVDQSVIAQLHDIGVRLAIDDFGTGHSSLSYLKDLQPDVLKIDKIFTAAIGTDAINATVTDMVISLAQRLNISLVAEGVETAEQAAYLRERGVDHLQGYYFARPMPLEDFPAWLTLHQADTHR
- a CDS encoding L-serine ammonia-lyase, with product MISVFDMFKVGIGPSSSHTVGPMKAGKQFVDLLCEQEKLQEVTRIAVDVYGSLSLTGKGHHTDIAIIMGLAGESPDTVDIDAIPAFIKDVEQRERLLLAKGAHEVDFPREGGMVFRSENLSLHENGLRLLAFAGDLLILSKTYYSVGGGFIVDEEHFGQSALDEVSVPWPFHSAKDLLAHCRETGLSLSGLVMKNELALHSRDEIHAYFTHIWQTMQACIDRGLNTEGVLPGPLRVPRRAASLRRLLTSSTKHSSDPMIVIDWINMYALAVNEENAAGGRVVTAPTNGACGIVPAVLAYYDHFIEPVTPDIFLRYFLASGAIGVLYKMNASISGAEVGCQGEVGVACSMAAAGLAELLGGSPEQVCVAAEIGMEHNLGLTCDPVAGQVQVPCIERNAIASVKAINAARMALRRTSEPRVSLDKVIETMYETGKDMNAKYRETSRGGLAIKVQCD
- a CDS encoding CoA pyrophosphatase, which produces MALTLEVFRSRFLLQQPARSTQHLSGRHAAVLVPIIARHEPGLLLTQRSHALRKHAGQVAFPGGMQDDTDASLIATALREAQEEVGIDPHQVEILGALPAVTSSTGFQVTPVLGIIPADLRLTINPDEVSSAFEMPLAEALQLSRYSALEVHRAGVRHPVWLSRYQDYLVWGMTAGIIRSLSTQIAF
- the pabB gene encoding aminodeoxychorismate synthase component 1 — its product is MIVETLTLDYTPDALTQRFATLAHLPWAMLLSSAQASHSDNRFDILTADPRVTLVTRGPITTISDTTGTTESTADPLLLVQQQCDALGIRPTASEALPFQGGALGLFGYDLGRRFESLPQKATADLTTPDMAVGIYDWALIADHHQQTLTLVALKNAEARAAWLAQWPAREIVPFSLTSRWRSNLSYADYAARFAAVQAYIQAGDCYQVNLAQRFQAGYQGDEWQAFTLLNAANRAPFSAFLRLPESAILSLSPERFLSLNQNQIETRPIKGTRPRCADPIADAQQAEALRHAEKDRAENLMIVDLLRNDIGRVAQPGSVTVPELFVVEPFPAVHHLVSTVRAQLPDTLQATDLLRACFPGGSITGAPKIRAMEIIDELEPQRRNAWCGSIGYLSLCGRMDTSITIRTLIAEGQQLYCAAGGGLVADSDAEAEYQETLDKVSRILPALEQTGGSVGTDA
- a CDS encoding YoaH family protein, yielding MFIGLPALSHEQQQQAVERIQELMTGGLSSGEAIAQVAQEIRQNHKGEQIRALFDDEDEENEEE
- a CDS encoding RidA family protein, whose protein sequence is MSITRIDPEHRMSEAVIHNDTIYYTSVPENLDADAEAQTANALAVIDAILTRLGSDKSKILDATLFLVDKADFPAMNRAWDAWVSPGNAPVRCTVQAGLLNPKYKIEIKIIAAR